The following is a genomic window from Polypterus senegalus isolate Bchr_013 chromosome 9, ASM1683550v1, whole genome shotgun sequence.
acagtggtgcagtgattagtttGAATCCCACCCCTACTTGTCTTTAGTTTGAGATTTCATGTTGTCCTCATCGTctaacccaggggtgggcaaagtcagtttttcaaaaacttaacaaTAACCACAGGAGAGTTCATGTAGCTTTGGAGGGAAAGGGGAATTGCGCATCAGTGTGCCTGGAGTGGCTTCAGGCTGTTGCTTGGATGAAATCTACAGGTATGGCGTCTGGGGCACAGTCCTCCAGaatgcaaataataatttaaaacatcagTTTTGTTAATATTCACTAGAGTCTACTCACATCCTCtagtgcaggggtgggcaaagtcatacctggagggccgcagtggctgcgggtttttgttccaacccagttgcttaataagaaaacaatccttgccaataattgcatttcatggcttgttattgctttaactctgccatgtcaggtcattctcatatcctacattttttttcctttctaaggatatcatccaaataatttgaagtctaaaacggaGTAGTAATTTCAGtccttcagttttttctttttacttttcttccaagcgtttaattaaaccaaatagtgcacgataaatacgcACAGGTGTGAATGGTAACacgctaaatggagaactgctgctttcCTTTGTTATTTGTATCTTACTGCTAATAAGAATGCAgttaaaaactgagaatacagctgtttaaggctaaaataagcaataagagttcaaaatcttaacaagtgagacaactaaaatgaagcagaagtgtcacttgagcaataagggcttcttattaggCCAttaagttggaacaaaaacctgccgccacttcggccctccaggaacaactttgcccacccctggtctaaccCATCAGATTTATTGATGACCCAGAATTGTACCTGCTGGAGTGTGAGTGCTTTGTGATGGCCTGGCGCCCAGTCCAGAGCCGTTTTCTGCCAGGATAGACTGCAATGAGAATATATGAAATGTATGTGgtaatggatggcacacatggactggcatcctggtcAGGATTAAATAAGCATCCTTATCCGGGTTGGGAGGCCAGTGCAGTGTAAGGTCGTGGGTGGTTATGATGAGCACTCCTGGATATTTTCTCCTCCaatacactagagggcagcaccctGGGTTGGGATTCCCACATGAACACccatagggcatgctgggacctgtagtcccatGAGAGCAGCTCTGTTGAATTCAGTGAGGGACAcgaacccagggatgctgccctgGGCGGAGAAAATATTCAAGAGTGCTCATTTTCTCCAAAACCTTACCTTACTCTGGCCTCCCAGCCGGGTAAGAATCCTGGGCAGTATGCCAGTCCCAAGTGTGCCATCCAAACCCCCACAGGATTGGGAGGGCAATGCAAACCCCACAAAAGCAGTAACACCAATCagggtttaactctttcagggcgggtGTCAACTTTTGTctaaattcaggggtagaggacagtaatcggctgtaaactgcgaaaaaacttgatgttacatttattttgactctctttgctagaaggaaagttagcttcgttgatttgacctcaatttCCTCcatgtgcatgagtagcaaacagcctctaaaaagCATCGACATgtggtgagagaccaaagcgaatacACAGATGTCGTTTGCCGTGTTATGATCggatcggactctgattttgatgcaagtgatctggagatggagattgaaaacaaaagtgaggtaccagcattagTAACTAGCATTATTTCTAGTGGGACTGACTActacaatgcggtgttcactggatgttcaaactgttctttatacagcttccagttaatccaaaatgctgctgcaagaattattacaagaacaagaaaatacaaacacataactccagttcttaaatccttacactggctcccagttaagtttagggcagatttcaaaatcctccttttaacatatagagcattaaatggccgaggtctgtcttactggtctgaacttatcatgacttacaaaccagagcgcacattaagatctcaagatgacgGTCTATTTGTGATTCCAAGgatcaataaaataacagtgggaagtcaAGCGCTTATTTCCAGGACCCCCTAAACCGTGGAGTGGTCCGCTTGCTACtaaaagagatgccccttcagtctcagctttcaaaactcacgacttcagtttagcacaccctgactagagctgctgattaactgtacagactgcatctctgttgttagtcattagcactaaaacataagtaacatgagagttataatttgttactaaccctcacctgttctgtttctcttctcggtactcacatgtggcacttggtgccacagcccacctgccaagttgttttgcctgcctaagttaaagtcgtctctgatggaggatcacaggaattgtggggcagaggggtcctttcatcggattggctgtctcagctgtagaatggccaaataggggaggcagcttgatggctgaggtctccaggactctgaacaaatccaaatcgtattatgggatatcatctactgttaaattctgctccgtacttgtgatatttttatttttatactgtattgaggatttgttctgttttgtgtatttattgtattgaCGCCCTGACACCAACtgaatgcccaacctacctggacaggggtctctctctttgaactgcctttcccgatgTTTCTTCCAttagagtttttctttgtcttcttaggtagtcaaggctggggggctatcaagaggcagggcctgttaaccccttgttgcctaaatttattataattatataaaaaattaaatttgtgtttttgctgtcaagcagTTGCTAAATTGTTCATTTGAATAGagcacacaagcaaacaataagctGGTACGTATTTTTATCTTAGCACAACTTTCCTCAAATTTAATCAATTTCTCGAAATTAGCTGCTAAAATCCACGTGCATGGCCACACCAGGTGGATGTAGTTTCCACTATGACTGCTAGATGGCGTGACCAGTGCTTCCAATACGATCCTTGGTACGTATCGAATATGCATCGACCGGCATTGGCGGGATACTTGGCTGCATTCAGGCTGGAAGCGGTTTGAAGTGATTTTGCGACAATCGCCTGCAAGGGGTTAAAGACccttgcggcacttcttgtgtgattctgggctctacaaaaataaatactagATTGTATTGTATGGTGGTACTGAACATGCTTGCCTGGGAGGTCAGCCACTTATGTTGACGAGAGGTACAAACCACATTGCATCACATTGCGGCTGCCACTACTACCCACCTTGCTgcatgaagacagcctggcagccaggTCGCCATACATTTCTGCTGACCCTTGAGCCGCCCAAGACGGTGAACAGGCGCCAAGAGCTGCCACAGCACACGGCAACAgtagttttatgttgatttatatgtgaaatcatcgctttgtgtgcttttaattaaacttgagttttggaaaaaatattcagccctccaAGAGTTAAACCGAGGGCGATGAATCTTTAAAGCAGCCGCACTAAGCACTGGGCTTCCATGCCTGCCTGAAGCAGACGAGTCagcctgtgttttattttatttattgtttttctgtgCACCATTGTTAACACAAAAGTGCAATCTGAGGTGATAAGTTAAACTCTGATTAACGGCGTTTGCTTGCTTCTCATTTCCAGCTGAGACGACGTACCACACATTGGAGGAGGGAGTCGTCGAGTATTGCACGAATGAGACGCCCACGACGGTGGCCGCTGCCGACACGCCAGTCGAGGTGATCTCCTCCCAAGGCGACTGCTCCATTAAACCACAGGAGCTGAAGAGCAGGATAGCCCTCAATTCTGCCAAGCTTCTCCAGGAGCAAAAAGTGACCAACCTGCACGTGAGGGAGATCGCTCAGCATCTCGAGAACCAGAACGATCTGTTACAAATGATCCGCAGGTCCCAGGAGGCGCAGGCCTGTGCACAGGAACGGCAGGCGCAGGCGCTGGAGGGAATGCAGGCCGCCCTGATCGCCCTCATACAGATGATGCGTCCGGCGCTGAAGGACGTGCGCAAGTTCCTCCAGAACAACCCCAACAGCTCCGCATCGGCCAGCAGCATGGAAACTGAGCTGGCTTTGAAAAACGATTATTCGAGCAGCTCTCAGTAGTCAAAGAGGAGCCGGCGTAGATGGCCGTCCTGCATTTGAAAGACTCCAGGAGTGACATGCCGCAATGGAGGAAGTCAGCAGTATGGGCTTGTTCTGCTGATCGAGCGAGGAGagctgtcttttttgtttcttcatgatGCCTTCATGTGCAGCCCATTTGAAAAATGGAAGCTAAGCCAGCTTTTTGGGtaagaaaatgagaaaactgaAAGTGTAATTTGCACTTAGATTGCGATGTACTCGGAGTAAAATGCAATTTACTGTTGGACAGCTGATGAGCAAACCAGGAACACAACTGCAGCCACCCTGTCAggttctgttctttttttatgttaAGTTTGGATGTTCAAGGAAGTAAAAtccttctgttttttgtttttttttatcacttttaaaTCAGACTTTTCTTAGTGGGCCAGCTGTCCACCTTCAATAAACTGCATAAATTGAATTCTTTTCACATTGTAATATTTTAGTGAAAAGTTTAGGCACTCGTGATATTCAAACCCACCTCTCCTAGCAGCGttgaggcacaaggcaggaagctgCCCagcatgggatgccagtccatggcagggcCCACTCGTGCATGTAGCTGGTATAACGTAAGGCGCTATATTgcacccgacccagcacagactgacaTGCAGGcacgtaaaaataaaacaaagactttatttttcttcacctgtgggacatgtcttccccgtgaaccccacaggcacaacaagCACAAGCAAAAACACAACActtctggccccttttatagcccacctcgTGCTTGATCACCTTTTTccggttgcacttccgggtggggctgaaaactcgtccagccgggctcagggacccatgcagctccccctgttcgccaccccagatcccaacagggctgtggagaactccatctcccatggagccctgcgggaagctGAGACGCCACCATCAGCCAGGGGGGCTGGCACCAAATGTCCCGGAGAAGGTATTGAGCAGCCCACGGTTGCTGCCCCGGAACATACatcgaaggggcgtcccggcccgTCCGCCACACTGGTTAACTTGACCCTGCATGTCTCAGAAGAATCAGTGCACATGGAGAAAAAGGGCACagaagcacagggagaacatgcaaacgccactcTCGCCAATCTTATAGATAAAGCTGAATGTGTCCGTGTGGCATAAAATCCACACCTCTGAGCCCGTTGCTTCCAAATTTTCACAAATCTCCCATTCATGTGTTCTTATGTGGCTGTTGAGTCGGTACTAAAGTCTTCACTTTCGATAGCGATGCTAGCTTTTGCACTTCAGAGGTGATACCAAAGAAAATGATGGATAACCAAACACATCTCTCAGCTGCTTTGTCCCCTCAGCCTGCACTGCATGTCACACAGACACACGCCTCCTTGTCTTGCTGCATTATGCATATTATTATGAggtataataattctttatatagcacttttctcgctactcaGTGCACTTTTACATAGTGagcggggagccacttcagccaccactcgTTTGTAGCCCCCACCCAGCATggtgcaatggcagccatttttgtgccagtaagctcaccacacattagctgttatcTGGTGAaggggaaagagagagaaagccaGCCAATAAGAGatgggggatgattagggggccagaatggatggGGCCGtgatgggcagtttagccaggacatcgggataccaCCTGCTCTTTACAAGGGATCagtaatgaccacagagagtcaggacctcggttttaggTCTCATCCCAAGGACGGCGCCATTGTT
Proteins encoded in this region:
- the naif1 gene encoding nuclear apoptosis-inducing factor 1 encodes the protein MASQAKKRKMNFSEREVEIIVEEMEKQKHILVNHFNAGVAHIAKNNAWLEILKRVNAVTTCQRELAEVKKKWSDLKTEVRRKVAQARAAMDGSADCSSVPVILTAMQQRICNLLGEATIISIPAGEGGTEITVPVPITAGTTVTLAQTETTYHTLEEGVVEYCTNETPTTVAAADTPVEVISSQGDCSIKPQELKSRIALNSAKLLQEQKVTNLHVREIAQHLENQNDLLQMIRRSQEAQACAQERQAQALEGMQAALIALIQMMRPALKDVRKFLQNNPNSSASASSMETELALKNDYSSSSQ